A DNA window from Opisthocomus hoazin isolate bOpiHoa1 chromosome 31, bOpiHoa1.hap1, whole genome shotgun sequence contains the following coding sequences:
- the LOC142365084 gene encoding olfactory receptor 14A16-like has product MSNSSSTTQFLLLAFADTRELQLLHFWLFLGIYLAAILDNGLIITAIACDHHLHTPMYFFLLNLSLLDLGSISTTVPKSMANSLWDFRATSYLGCAVQLFFFLFLFAAEYCLLTVMAYDRYVAICKPLHYGTLLGSRACVHMAAAAWGTGFFYPLLHTVNTFSVPLCKGNAVNQFFCEIPQILKFSCSDSYLREAGLVLVSVCLAFGCFIFIVLSYVEIFRAVLRIPSEQGWHKAFSTSLPHLTIVSLLISTGIFAYLKSPSTSSPYLHLVASFLYSVVPPAVNPLIYSMRNQELKDALKKMIQSFIPLQK; this is encoded by the coding sequence atgtccaacagcagctccaccacacagttcctcctcctggcattcgcagacacacgggagctgcagctcttgcacttctggctcttccttggcatctacctggctgccatCCTGgacaacggcctcatcatcactgccattgCCTGCGACCatcacctccacacccccatgtacttcttcctcctcaacctctccctccttgacttgggctccatctccaccactgtccccaaatccatggccaattccctctgggacttcAGGGCCAcctcctacttgggatgtgctgtacagttgtttttcttccttttcttgttcGCAGcagagtattgtctcctcaccgtcatggcctatgaccgatacgttgccatctgcaaacccctgcactatgggaccctcctgggcagcagagcttgtgtccacatggcagcagctgcctggggcactgggttcTTCTAccctctcctgcacactgtcaacacATTTTCAGtccccctctgcaagggcaatgctgtgaaccagttcttctgtgaaatccctcagatcctcaagttctcctgctcagactcctacctcagggaagctggTCTTGTCCTTGTTAGTGTCTGTTTAGCTTTtggatgttttattttcattgtactGTCCTACGTggagatcttcagggccgtgctgaggatcccctctgagcagggctggcacaaagccttttccacgtccCTCCCTCACCTGACCATTGTCTCTCTCCTTATCAGCACTGGCATctttgcctacctgaagtccccctccaCTTCCTCTCCATATCTGCATCTGGTGGCGTCATTTCTGTACTCGGTGGTACCTCCAGCTGtgaaccctctcatctacagcatgaggaatcaGGAGCTCAAGGACGCACTGAAGAAGATGATTCAGTCATTTATTCCTCTGCAGAAATAA